CGTATTGAGGATGTAACTTCAAAAGTGCTCGACGGCACACAATCCATCACTGCCGAGAAAGACAGGCAGAAGAAGATACAGGACAACATTGCATCGCTAACTAAAACGCTTCCGAAAGAATCGTGGCAGGAAAACAGCATCCGTACGTTTTACGAAGGCAACCAGTACATGCTGTTCGTTACCGAAACATTTAAGGACATCCGCCTGGTGGGTGCGCCGCCTTCCTCTATAGGAAAGTTCGGTTCGGATACCGATAACTGGGTGTGGCCAAGGCATACAGGCGATTTTTCGCTGTTCCGCATCTATGCGAATAAGGACAACAGGCCCGCCGAGTATTCTAAAGACAACGTACCGTATACACCAAAACATTACTTCCCAATATCATTGGGCGGCGTTAAGGAAGACGATTTCATGCTGGTGTTTGGCTATCCTGGGCGTACCACAGAGTACCTGCCTGCCGTAGCGGTAGAGCAGATCGTGAACGTGCTCAACCCTGCGAAAATAGAAGTACGCGATGCCGCACTGAAAGTAGCCGATGGCTTTATGCGTAAAGACCAGGCCATCAAAATACAGTATGCCGCTAAGTACGCAAGCATTGCCAACTACTGGAAAAAATGGATAGGGGAGACACAGGGCCTTAAGAAAAGCAATGCTGTGGCGCTGAAAAAAGCCGAAGAGGCTGCATTTATGGCAAGGGTAGCAAAAGCGGGGAAACAGGGCGAATATGGCACCCTGTTCACCGATTTCGAGAAGAACTACAAAGAGATAGAGCCTTACACACTGGCTCGCGATTATTTCATGGAAGTTGCATTGCGCAATACCGAGCTGCTTACCATAGGCTACAGGATGTACCAGTTGGAGCAGGCTTATACCGCACGCGGCGAGCAGGCTTTTAATGACCGCAGGAACAACACCATTGCAGCGCTTGAAGAGACTTATAAAGATTATAACAAGAATGTCGACGAAAAGGTGTTCGAGCAGCTAATAGCGCTTTACGGTACCAAATCGCCTAAGCAATTCCTGCCGCAGGAGGTTATAGGTGCCGACTACAAGGCGCTGACCGCATCGGTTTACGGTTCTTCGAAGCTTACTTCCTATGCAGGTGCAAAAGAGCTTTTGAGCGGCGACGGCAAAACCGTTATCGAAAAACTGAATGCTGATAAAGGCTACCAGTTGGTAAAAGCCATGGCCGATGCCTACAGCACTAAAGTCGCGCCAAAATATGACGAAATCAACTTGAGGATCGCTTCATTGCAGCGCACCTATATGAAAGGCATACTCGAGCTAAGCCCGAAAGATGCCCGTATATTTCCTGATGCCAACAGCACGCTAAGGGTTACTTATGGCAAAGTGAACGGCTACGAGCCAAGGGATGCGACTTACTACCAACCGCTGACTTACCTGGATGGCGTTATTGAAAAATATGTTCCGGGCGATTATGAATTTGACGTGCCATCAAAACTGATTGACCTGTATAATAAGAAAGACTACGGCCGTTATGGCGAGAAAGGCAGGATGCCGGTTTGCTTTATTGGTACTAATCACACCACCGGCGGCAACTCGGGCAGCCCTGCTATCGATGCAAAAGGTAACCTGATCGGCCTCAATTTTGACCGTGTGTGGGAAGGCACGATGAGCGACATTCATTACGACCCTTCCATCTGCCGGAATATCATGGTAGACATCCGTTACGTACTGTTCATCATCGATAAATTTGCGGGCGCAAAGCACCTGGTGGACGAGATGAAAATCGTAAATGCGAAGAAAAAATAGCACATGATATTTCTGCGGACTGACTAGTAGTTGGTGATAAAATAACAGCATATGTATTTACCGGGCTCCCGGGCCTTTATAATAAGGGTATGGGAGGGAAAAAGTTGTATTTAAACAGCTGTATGTCAGTATTTAAAGGCCTTAAAAAAAATTTAGCGCTAAATATTTTGTGATATTAAAAAATTTATATCTTTGCCTCGAATTAATAATTAACCTTTATAATTTAGTAAGATGAAAAAAATCGTATTAAGCCTTGCGCTAGTAGCTATGATGAGTGTATCTGTTGTTTCTTGTAAAGATGCAGCTAAAGAAGAGCCTACAACTGAAGAAACTAATGTTGAAACTACAGTTGAAACTCCAGCTGAAACTCCGGCTGAGACTCCAGCAGATTCTACAGTTAAAACAACTGATTCAACTGCAGTTAAAACTGAAACTACTACAACTCCTGCTGCTCACTAAGAATCGCAAGACTATAGTAATAAAGAAGCCTTTCGCATTGCGAAGGGCTTTTTTTATGGACAATTAAACCAGATCAGGCTATGACCAAATCAGATTTAGACACAATTATTGAAATTACAAATAAGGCTACTAAAGCGCCATGGACTTCTTATAGTGAAGGGAGGGATTTTGAGAGCGGGAGCAGCTTTATCATGACCGGATGGGCGATGACAGGGGTTATGATATGGAATTGCCACATCTAAGAGAAGAAGACCAGGATTTTATTGCTATGGCAAGAAATGTGCTGCCGGAATTGGTGAATGAAATCCTCAGGCTGCAGAAAATTCTGGAAGACAATTCCATTCTGTTTTAGCTATAAAAAAAGCCCCAACAATGTTGAGGCTTTGTACTGTGTACTCAAGGTGGGACTTGAACCCACACGGGCATTGCTGCCCACTGGATTTTAAGTCCAGCGTGTCTACCGATTCCACCACTCGAGCTTAAAAAGGTTGAGCGAAAAACGGGATTCGAACCCGCGACCTCCACCTTGGCAAGGTGGCGCTCTACCAACTGAGCTATTTTCGCATTATGTCAATTACCGTTGTTTTGTTTGGTATTGCGGTTGCAAATGTAACACATAAATTCAATTTTGCAAGGCTTTTTTCAAAAAAAATTCACTCAAAAATATAATGTTCTGATAGCGTTTGGCTTACTATTGAAAGTTTTTTAATCTCTTTGGGATTTCTCCACTACGCTACGCTCCGGTCGAAATGACACAGACTCCAAAACTGAAAACTGCGACCTGCCTTTGCCGGCAGACAGGCTGAAAACTGCGACTGCGACTGAAAACTTTACTTCACCAGCATCCGCTTGATCTCATTCAGCTTCATCAATGCCTCAACGGGCGTAAGCGTATTGATGTCGATGTTCATGATCTCCTCTTTTATTTCTTCGAGTAGCGGGTCGTCAAGGTTAAAGAAGCTTAACTGCAGTTCGTCTTTGGCAACGGCTTTCATATTACCTAATGCTTCGCCCGAATGGTCTTTTTCCAGTTTCTTTAGCATCTTTTGGGCTTTCTGTATCACCGTTTGCGGCATACCCGCCATTTTGGCCACGTGGATACCAAAGCTGTGTGCAGAGCCGCCTTTTACCAGCTTACGGATAAACAGCACCGTGTCTTTTAACTCTTTCACCGATACATTATAATTCTGTATCCTGCTGAAGATGTCCTGCATTTCGTTCAGCTCGTGGTAGTGCGTTGCAAAAAGGGTCTTGGGCTGGGCAGGATGCTCGTGCAGGAATTCGGCAATGGCCCATGCGATAGAGATACCATCATAAGTACTTGTACCGCGGCCTATCTCATCTAATAGTATCAGGCTGCGGTCGGAAATATTGTTCAGGATGCTTGCCGTCTCGTTCATTTCCACCATAAAGGTCGATTCGCCCATTGAGATGTTATCCGATGCTCCAACACGGGTAAAGATTTTATCAACCGTACCCATGCGCACACTTTCCGCAGGTACAAAGCTACCCATTTGCGCAAGCAGTACTATAAGGGCAGTCTGGCGAAGGATAGCCGACTTACCCGACATATTCGGCCCCGTGATCATGATGATCTGCTGTTGGGAGCGGTCGAGGAACACATCATTGGCAATATAAGGCGTACCGACAGGAAGCTGTTTTTCGATAACAGGGTGGCGGCCATTTTTGATGTCGAGCTCAAAGCTGTCGTCTATCTCCGGGCACACATATTTGTTTTCGATGGCAAGCTGCGTAAACGATGCCAGGCAGTCCATTTGTGCAATAAGGCTCGCATTGAGCTGCACCGGCTTTATATAGGTCGCGATCCAAACCACAAGCTGCTCGAATAATTGGGTTTCCAGATGGTGTATCTTTTCTTCGGCACCAAGTATCTTGGTCTCGTATTCTTTCAGCTCTTCGGTAATGTAGCGCTCGGCATTCACAAGGGTTTGCTTGCGTATCCATTCAGCAGGCACTTTGTCCTTATGCGTATTGCGTACCTCAATATAGTACCCAAACACATTATTGAACGATATTTTAAGCGATGATATGCCCGTCAACTCCGATTCACGCCTTTCTATCCCTTCCAGGTATTCCTTGCCCGAATAAGCAATGCTGCGCAGTTCGTCCAGTTCCGGGTGGATGCCCTTGGCTATGGCATTCCCTTTACTAATGGCAACGGGAGCCTCTGGATGTAGTGTGGCTTTTATCTTTTCGCGAAGCAGGTCGCAGGCATGCAGGCTGTCGCCAATGGCTTTCAGCGCCTCGTTGTTGCTTTCGAGAGCCAATTGCTTTATCGGCACGATGGCATCGAGCGAATCTTTCAGGTAAATGACTTCGCGCGGAGACACTTTACCGGTGGCTATTTTCGAGATTAGCCTTTCCAGGTCGGATATCTGCTTTATCTGCTGCTGTATCTTTTGCAGCGTACTTTTATTTTCTTTCAGGTAAGCTACCACTTCATGGCGCGCCCTTATTTTGTTGGCATCCTTTAGCGGAAGCGCCAGCCAGCGTTTCAGCAACCGGCTCCCCATGGGAGAAAGTGTGCGGTCGATCACATCCAGCAATGTTACGGCATTTACGTTCGGGCTTTGGTACAGCTCCAGGTTGCGTATGGTAAAACGGTCCATCCATACATAGGCATCCTCTGCAATACGCTGGATGGCCGTGATGTGCTGCACTTTGTTGTGCTGTGTTTCCGAAAGGTAATACAGCACCGCGCCGGAGGCTATGATGCCTTCCTGCAATTCCTCAATCCCAAAACCTTTCAGCGAGTTGGTGCCAAAATGCCCCGTCAGGCTGTCAAAGGCATAATCCTCTTTATACACCCAGTCCTCCAGGAAAAAGGTATGGTAGTCGTCGCCAAACGTATCGCGGAAATTGGTTTTCTCATTCTTTGGCACCAGCACCTCGCTCGGGCTGAAATTTTGTAACAGCTTGTCGATATATTCCTCGTTGCCCTGCGCGGTAAGGAACTCGCCCGTAGACACATCCAGGAACGATATCCCCATATTTTTGCGCCCGAAATATACCGAGGCCAAAAAGTTATTTGATTTGGAGTGCAGTACCTCATCGTTCATCGATACACCGGGAGTTACCAGTTCGGTCACGCCGCGCTTCACGATGGTC
Above is a genomic segment from Flavobacterium album containing:
- the mutS gene encoding DNA mismatch repair protein MutS — protein: MKQYNAIKVKYPDACLLFRVGDFYETFGEDAVRAAEILGIVLTKRGAGSETETALAGFPHHSLNTYLPKLVKAGLRVAICDQLEDPKMTKTIVKRGVTELVTPGVSMNDEVLHSKSNNFLASVYFGRKNMGISFLDVSTGEFLTAQGNEEYIDKLLQNFSPSEVLVPKNEKTNFRDTFGDDYHTFFLEDWVYKEDYAFDSLTGHFGTNSLKGFGIEELQEGIIASGAVLYYLSETQHNKVQHITAIQRIAEDAYVWMDRFTIRNLELYQSPNVNAVTLLDVIDRTLSPMGSRLLKRWLALPLKDANKIRARHEVVAYLKENKSTLQKIQQQIKQISDLERLISKIATGKVSPREVIYLKDSLDAIVPIKQLALESNNEALKAIGDSLHACDLLREKIKATLHPEAPVAISKGNAIAKGIHPELDELRSIAYSGKEYLEGIERRESELTGISSLKISFNNVFGYYIEVRNTHKDKVPAEWIRKQTLVNAERYITEELKEYETKILGAEEKIHHLETQLFEQLVVWIATYIKPVQLNASLIAQMDCLASFTQLAIENKYVCPEIDDSFELDIKNGRHPVIEKQLPVGTPYIANDVFLDRSQQQIIMITGPNMSGKSAILRQTALIVLLAQMGSFVPAESVRMGTVDKIFTRVGASDNISMGESTFMVEMNETASILNNISDRSLILLDEIGRGTSTYDGISIAWAIAEFLHEHPAQPKTLFATHYHELNEMQDIFSRIQNYNVSVKELKDTVLFIRKLVKGGSAHSFGIHVAKMAGMPQTVIQKAQKMLKKLEKDHSGEALGNMKAVAKDELQLSFFNLDDPLLEEIKEEIMNIDINTLTPVEALMKLNEIKRMLVK
- a CDS encoding S46 family peptidase; its protein translation is MKLLRLLVLLLAFPALAQQGGMWIPSLLKGMNESEMKSLGMRMTADDIYSVNHSSLKDAVPQFNGGCTSEVISSKGLLLTNHHCGFGEIQAHSTLEHDYITNGFWAMSLEEELPNPDVVVTFIVRIEDVTSKVLDGTQSITAEKDRQKKIQDNIASLTKTLPKESWQENSIRTFYEGNQYMLFVTETFKDIRLVGAPPSSIGKFGSDTDNWVWPRHTGDFSLFRIYANKDNRPAEYSKDNVPYTPKHYFPISLGGVKEDDFMLVFGYPGRTTEYLPAVAVEQIVNVLNPAKIEVRDAALKVADGFMRKDQAIKIQYAAKYASIANYWKKWIGETQGLKKSNAVALKKAEEAAFMARVAKAGKQGEYGTLFTDFEKNYKEIEPYTLARDYFMEVALRNTELLTIGYRMYQLEQAYTARGEQAFNDRRNNTIAALEETYKDYNKNVDEKVFEQLIALYGTKSPKQFLPQEVIGADYKALTASVYGSSKLTSYAGAKELLSGDGKTVIEKLNADKGYQLVKAMADAYSTKVAPKYDEINLRIASLQRTYMKGILELSPKDARIFPDANSTLRVTYGKVNGYEPRDATYYQPLTYLDGVIEKYVPGDYEFDVPSKLIDLYNKKDYGRYGEKGRMPVCFIGTNHTTGGNSGSPAIDAKGNLIGLNFDRVWEGTMSDIHYDPSICRNIMVDIRYVLFIIDKFAGAKHLVDEMKIVNAKKK